Part of the Triticum aestivum cultivar Chinese Spring chromosome 4D, IWGSC CS RefSeq v2.1, whole genome shotgun sequence genome is shown below.
CGTTGCCCCTCCCATACCGAACGAAACATTCGATCTGGGGTACTCCCAAACCGATCGTCAGCGCCATATCGGGTCCTaaatttaaatatattttttgccATCGCAATCCTCAATTGGCATGACAAATTTTAGCTAAATATAACGGCAAATTTTCACTTTTATTGCCATGGCATTTCTTACTCTTtttatttgccatggcaattttacaAATTTTCATGCCTAAATTACCTATATCTACATGGAAAATATTTAACTATTATTGCCATGGAACTTTCACATTTATTTGCTTACCAATACTGCCTTGGAAAATTTACTTAAACCGCCTTGGTAATTTTGACTCTTTATTTTCCATGGCTAAATTATCTATATCAACATGGTAACATGGAAAATTTTCACTTTCATCTTTTTTCAAGGGGTTTTTACTTGCAAAGCAACTTGCCATGACATTTTTTTCTGTGCCATTGCATCTTCTTGTCCATGGCAAAATCTTTTTTGTGAAAGACGAATGTCATTCTCTGGTTTGCATCGATGGGATTTTTTAGTTCTCAATTTCCCCCTTTTTAATGGCTATTTTTTTTGCATAGCATAGCCAAGTCTGGTCTTTATTTCACAAGCTTAAAATATGTCTTTTAGTCACAGTACAAACTGGGCCATATTGGGCTCTGTGCTTTTACCCCCCGAACCCCTCTTGCCCTCCCTCCTATATAAGCCGCCCGCCTCCGTCTCCCCCCCGCCCTCCATCGCCTCGCCGCCGTTCCCCGCAACCCCCTGTCGACCGAATCTCACATCACCCGACGCCTCGTCCTCCTCTCCAGATCAGATCttacgcccgcccgcccgcccgcccgaggTGAGCACATGCTTGTACATCCCGATCAGCTTGGAGTTCGTTCCGATTGGTTCGTAGGTCTTGGATCCAGCCAGCGTGGTCTCCCTCCGGAGTTGCTCGTTCCGATTGTGGTTGGTCTTGTATCCTTTCCTGCCTGGCTTTGAGTATTCGTATGACTAGGATAGGATTTAACTAGGGTTTGTTTGGTAACACCACCCAGGGTTCGATTATAATAAGGAATCAGTCTGACGTTTTAGTTAGGGTTTGCTTGGTAACACACACAGCGTCGGTTGTAATTCTGGAGATGCAATTTTCTTGCTCACAATAATACAATGAATGATGGGATCTCTATCTACTTTGAACCAAATTATATTATATTCCCTCTGTTAATTATTTTCCTGTTTTGGGTGATTGAGTGTATTTATTTTTTTTAGTTGCCTATCAGTATAAATACATGGCTGAATTGCTTTCACTTCATATTATTAACTATTCTGTCGCACAATGCAAATTTGCTGCTGTATGGTCTCTTCCTGACATTAAATCCTCCTCTGTTTGTGCTGTACCAGCTGGTAGCAGCAACTCTTCTGCTGCAGTCTTCTTCGCCGCCAAAAGGAAAAGATGCTCTACAAAATCCACTCCCATGCCCAAATCCAAGCCCTGCAGGCCCGCTCCGATGAGCTGGGCCACTCCAATGACATGCAGGTGAATCTTGTCTCTCTGGAGTCGGTGCGCATAGCGCGCGAGTCGTATGCACTCCTCTGCCCGCTGATCATGGAGTCGAGGTCCTGGGCATGCCCGGAGCTGGATTCCCTCTCGGTCGTGGCAGGCTTGTCGCTGGAAATCCAAAAGCTCGAGGATGATGTGTTACCCCAGCTCATGGTTCTGGAGGCCAAGCTGGAACGGGGCGCCCTGGAAGCCCTCCTACTCATGAAGAACTCAGCAATTAAGCTCTTACATCTGAGTAAGTGCTTTAAGGAAGCCTTGGGCTTAGTGCTTGACGAGGAGGATCTGGTCTCAGCCCGAGTCGAAGAGCTGAGCATAGTGCTAAAGGATATTGCTGTTCATGTACTCGAATATAATTGCAACATTGCCTGGATTCAGGTGCGTCTCCCGTGGCTGGTCCAGCGGGTCACCGATGTGTTGGAGACCCCGGTTCGTTTCCGTGATTCTAATGAGTACTGATGAGTAGACTTATCAGCCAGCTCGAGGCTGTTGTGATGAGTATTTCTTAGGGGCGTGGCAAACAGTTTAGAATCAAATGCTGCGATGTATTTCTTGGACCCTCCTTTATGTTTGGATGTGTTATTAATGGATTTTAAATTATATGTAtcttgggtagtgttttctcattctgTGCTAGTAGGGTACAACTTGCAATTActttcagttttttttttgagaaacatccATTCTGTGTTTTGCTGTACAGTCGCATGGAGGTATTCGCTCTTTTTGGGGAATATATGCCAAAAGAATATAGTATGTTAGAAAAGAGAtcccaaatttaagttttttaagaGGTACTACATACGGATgaatatagacatactttagaacATGGAttgactcattttgctccgtatgtagtttcctagtgaaatctcttaaaagacttatatatttaggaacggaaggatcTGTGAGTGTCCATGATTAAAGCTTTGCAAATACCATAAACAAAACATCACGTTGTACTTGAAGCTGAATTGAATTGAAATGTGAATAGCCTTCCACTAGCCAGCCAAGGAGGAAGGAGCCCACCGTGCACCACCattccatcctccatatctccatTTCCTCTTGTCGCGCCGCGGTCCTCAACTAAACTAGGCTGCTCCACCTTGTCGTCACCAGccccttctcccccccccccttctcctGACACGCAGATCTAGTTGCGTCGGTCGCTGCGCAACAACCCTAGCCACGACGAGCACCACCACCGTGCGGTCCGGGAGCCGCGCCGAAGTCCTCAACTAAACTAggctgctccaccttgccgtcacCAGCCCCTTCTCCGCCCACCTCCCCCTTCTCCTGACACGCAGATCTAGTTGCGTCGGTCGCCGCACAACAACCCTAGCCACGACGAGATCCTCCACCGTGCGGTCCGGGAGCCGCGCCGCAGTCCTCAACTAAACTAggctgctccaccttgccgtcacCAGCCCCTTCTCCGCCCACCTCCCCCTTCTCCTGACACGCAGATCTAGTTGCATCGGTCGCCGCGCAACAACCCTAGCCACGACGAGCTCCACCACCGTGCGGTCCGGGAGCCGCGCCGCAGTCCTCAACTAAACTAGGTTGCTCCACCTTGCCGTCACCATCCCCTTCTCCGCCCACCTCCCCCTTCTCCTGACACGCAGATCTAGTTGCGCCGGTCGCCGCCCAACAACCCTAGCCACGACGAGCTCCACCACCGTGCGATCCGAGAGCCGCGCTGCAGTCCTCAACTAAACTAggctgctccaccttgccgtcacCAGCCCTTTCTCCGCCCACCTCCCCCTTCTCCTGACACGCCCTAaaccctctagatcttaaaagcccagtatcttttattctgttaggttttgggggattctaaaaatcttcaacggggttcccccagttgaaTTAGGACGTAACTTTTCgaatagatgatttttcatataaaaaactttttagtccgagttcgtatgcaaaagttatgcccattttactaaattccagagagattttgcaaataaagtcgaaattcatatttgtaaattttcccaacaactagaccacatatcacataggaaacttattttcttttattttttgacatttccatcattttcttttatttttattttaaactaaaaaggcggtccacggggaaGGGGtgcatttagtaatggcgcaccttcacaaattgcgtcattactatgtgtatgacttggtcaaaccttggtcaaagttagtaatgacgcactttgtataggtgcgccatatgtaatggcgcacctatgcaaagtgtgctattactaagtttgaccaaggtttgacccagtcgTACACATAGGTATGGCGCACTTTGTAAAGGTGCGACATTACTATGTCAACTTAATAATGGCGCACCTATAaaaagtgtgccattactatgtcaaaaATTGTTCACAGACGCAGCATTTTCAAAGCTTTTATTTAGAGTTTAAAAAAAAAAGCTCTCTTTTTTTCCAAAAATGTCCGGGCTTTCAATTTTGCTCAAAAATCTCCCCTTTCCCAAAAGTTGTTTAAGATTTAAAAATATTTGAGTTTTCCAAAGAATGTTGGTGTTTTCAAATAAATtacaattttaaaaaatattattcaaaaaatttgaaATGATTGTGTTTCAATAAATATTCTATTCTCTCAATAAAATCATGTTCAAAATCCAAAAAATATTTAGATTCTGTTGCCACTCATAGTTCTTATGCACCGCAATGCATATTTAGACACCAATATTATGCTTTCCATTGGCGGCTATGTAACAGCGTTGACTGACAGGATGTGTCGAGTTCGCTCCCTCCCGTGCCCGACTTTTTTTAGGAATTTTATGCCGCTGGAGTTGGTCCTTACAAGTTTGTGCTGCTTATTATTAATAAAATTTATTCAGCTCTTGCGTCTTAGGACACGCAGTCATGAGTCATGCGCCGCGAGTTCGGTCCCACTTTATCACCAAGTATTTTTCGGATGTTTTTGGGGAGTCGCTACCAACTTTGGGCAATGCGAATGGGCGGGCACGTTAGTTCGGCACCCCAAGAAAGAAGGCTATCCGTGAAATGAAGAACTATTGTACAGACATGGGATGAACACGAAGCGAAAAATTTGCACCCGTTCTACCTTAGGATGGAAGCGAATTGTAAATATGAGACGAAAACTAATTTGGGGAACAAAAGCGGAAACGAAAATGAAATTGGGGAACATAATTTTCGTATCTGCACATGCATATTGTGTTTTTTCATGTATAGCCAACTCTAGACCAGCCTAGATACATGGGCTAACTCAAATGTCCTTGAACTTATACTTGTATATGCTGCCAAAAATAAAAATCACGCATAATAGTATACATTATTGTGATATATCAAAATAGTTACAGTCACCTTAGCAATTgtctttttggattttattctataTTTCTTTCAAGTTCAATAGTTTTTTGAGTTCCAACGATTTTCCACTTTTTATTTGTGCCCCCACGGTAGTATCTTCTTTCCTATTCATTTCCACACAAAtttatactccctcctatccatatCTCAATTAGCGAAAGGTAGTTTCGCTCCCGAACGGCGTCCAAGCTTGAGGATCTGGCAGTCTATTTCGATAGAAGATGGTGGATCCAAGCAGTGGCAGAGCAAGACAAAAACCACCGGGGGGCAAAGGTAGATGACAAAGATCTGGGGGGCAAAACACTAATTTTCGTCTCATCTAGGCCCTTCAAAAAATCTTCTCACTTTTCTCCAAAGTTGGGTGGGTGGGTCCCCCTGGCCTCAACATAGCTTCACCACTGGATCGAAGACCTATGGTCGTCCATGCGTCCTTTGGTCACCTTTCCCCTGGAAGCAGCTGTGGTAATTGCTCCAGGGCGTTGGTTCGTCCGTAGGTGGTTGACTTCCTGACCGCAAGATAAAAAGTCTTGCCGGCTCTACAGAGGAGCAACGTCGGCACCGGCGCGCCATCCCCTTGTCCTGAAGGTTGTTGTCGGAGATACCCCAGATGTTTGTTTTTGATTTCTTGTTTGTTTGGGTTGTTTTTTGTAATAATGTTGGTTCTTTGAATTTATTGAGCTTAGGCTTTTTTTTCACTAGTGCTAATTTTTTTGGTTCTTAGATTAGAATAATTTGCTTTTTGAGACAATATAATTCTTTGCTAAAAGGCATGAAAATGAAGGTAAAATATGGTAGAAATCAGCCCACTCCGTTTTCACCTAGTTGACAATGGATTGCTCAAACGTGCGAGCTATTTCTCGCATTCAGCGAGCCTAAAGATTTCTCTCTCGCTGAAGGATTCCGACTATCGCACTGGCCCACTATCGCACAACGAAATAGAAAAACCTATCAAGAAAACGAGGGCGCGAGCAAACTTGGCCCGGCCTGGGTCCAACGAGCcaggcacggcacggcccggcccGGCCAGGCACGCTAAGTACGCGTGCCGGCCTCTTTGGCCCAGGCACGACCCCTTCACTACATGGATGGGTCGGCATGTCGGCCGGTTTGTCCTGAGTAGGCACGTCGAGGCACATCTCTCAAAAAAAAGGCACGTCGAGGCACGGGCGCAGCATCGATAGTTATTGCCTCATTGGCATtgctgaagaaaaaaaatgatggtTGGCGTCTGCAGGAATAATAAATAAAGAATTATTCATTATTCGAGCTACTGTTACTCAATTTCACAGTTGTGCCTTCATCTTTGAAGGCAGAGTATCAAATCAAGAGGTACATAGCCTCACTAAGCATGCTTTTGGTCTGGACCCGGGGCGCCATGTGTGGCTCTTAAACCCCCCAGATCTTAATTGTATCCCGATGAACATTCTCAATTAATAAAGCAAGTGTGTTTAGACGCAAAAAAAACGAACGAGCATAGAGCCAGTAGCCACTGCACCACTTATGACTTCATGTAAAATACACACTACTTGAGGTAAAATACCAGAGGTTTTTTTatttcttcattttttcctttctTTCGTTTCTTTGGTTTTTTGTTTGGTCTTCTTATTTTTCTCCGGTTTTGTTTTATTCATCATTATAATTCGATTTTCTCcatttttttgcttttttcatttcatttttctgttttcaattttttttcattttcttctatggtttttgttttgttttcctttttttattctcGATTTTTTGTTTTCCTTTGGTGTTTTCTTATGTTGTCATTTTCACTCTACATTTACGCACatgtcaaaaacattttttgtatacaagtTCAACATTGTCACAGTGCTAtttcaacattttccaaatacttgttcaacatttttaatagttattcaaaaaaaattcatatacttgttcaacattttaaatACTTACTCAACATTTTCAAGTACTTGTTAAACGTTTTTATATACCCATTCAACATTTTAATACCCTTTTCAACATTTTTAATAGCTATATGCACGAGTCTTAAAAGGAGAAATCAATGGCTCACAAGTCGTCCGAGCCAAATTCATTTTTCAGGTGACTTGCATATAGCTGAACTAAAGTGAGAGTTTGCAGATTTTATTGTGTAATAAGTATTTCTTTATGGCACAATAGTTTCTTGAGTTTCGGGGATTTTTCACCTGATGAATGTTCATGTCCGCGTCGTAATGTCTACTATATCATATTCGTTTCACAATGTGTACATTTTTTTTGAGGAGTTCACAATTTGTACATTTTTTTAGCATGGTACAATTTGTACATAGGAGTATTTGTTTTCACTTCCCGTAGAAGATACTAGGTATGAAAACAAGACAAACATGGCAGACATGAGCCCAGTTTGTTTTCGCTCCGTTTTAACTGACCGCCGTCCAAGGTGATTGCAAACAGACTAAAGCAGGTTCTACCAGAGATCATATCAGAGGAGCAGTCAGCCTTTGTGACAGGCAGACATATTACAGATAACATCATCAGTGCGTACAAGTGTCTTCACTTTATGAAACGCAGCAAGGCCAAGGTTAACAGTTTCTGTGCCctaaagctcgatatgatgaaagcatacgaCAGATTAGAGTGGGATTACTTGCAAGCGATGATGATAAAGTTAGGATTTGCTCCATCCTGGGTACAGATTGTCATGAACATGGTGCGTTCAGTTTCGTTCTCAGTGCTTTTTAATGGTGAGAGACTAGACACTTTTTATCCATCCAGAGGTATTCGACAGGGAGATCCGATATCCCCATATCTCTTTTTAatcgcagcagagggcctttcgtgcctactGAAATCCAGTTCCTCGTCGTCTCAGCTAGAAGGGATCAAGGTGGCTCCCACGGCGCCAGTCATGAACCATCTCCTTTTCGCCGATGACAGCCTGCTGATGTTTAAATCGAGTGTTGCAGGGGCTGTTGCAGTATCAAACTTGTTGGAACGCTACTTTTTTGCTTCAGGACAGCGTATAAATCATGAGAAATCATCTATCTTTTTTAGCAGAGGGTGCCCGCAGGGTATGAGAGACAATATCAAAAGCACTTTAAATGTTCAAAATGAATCCCTCAGTGACAGGTACTTGTGGATGCTTACTGAtgttgggcactcaaaaaatggcaCTTTCAGATACTTGAGAGACCGTGTATGGGAGAAAATCAGAGGCTGGATGGAAAAGTTATTGTCAGCTGCGGGAAAGGAAGTACTTGTCAAGTCAGTGGCACAGTCAATACCGGTGCTTTCTATGTCATGTTTCCGTCTTCCAAGGGGTTTATGTGAGAGTGTCACCTCCTTGATTAGGCAGTTCTGGTGGGGGAGTAAGCAAGGAAAGCGCAAGCCAAGCTGGGTATCCTGGGACAAGATGATGAAGCCAAAGCACCTGGGTGGCCTTGGTTTTAGGGACTTGGACATCTTTAACCTGGCCCTACTATCCAAACAAGCATGGAGGATGGTACAACACCCCACAACCTTGAGCGCACGTATTCTCAAGAGTGTCTACTTCCCGGATGTTTCTTTGTTTGAAACAGAATTGGGAAGCCATCCCTCACAGATCTGGCGGGCTATTTTGGATGGGAGAGACATTATGGTGCAAGGCCTAGTGAGGAGAATTGGAAACGAGGAAACTACCGACATATGGCATGGCAATTGGCTACCTCGCACACTAATGAAGAGAGCGATCACATCTCTTGTCCCACACCCACCTCATAAAGTGTTGGAAGTCATCAACCACACTACCtgctcgtggatgatactcccacttctatttcagaagcgtatgcctctccagaagctgactactggaaggatgcggtccgtagcgagatggactccatcatggctaacgggacatgggagatcactgaccgtccctatggttgcaaaccattaggatgtaagtgggtgttcaagaaaaagcttaggcccgatggtacggttgaaaagtacaaggctaggcttgtggccaagggctatgaccagaaagaagaggaagatttcttcgatacttattcacttgtggctagactgaccaccattcgagtattactctcgttggcggcctcgcattGTCTTCTtgtccatcaaatggatgttaagacggcttttctgaatggagagctaaacgaggaaatctacatgcaacagccagatggctttgtgatagatggtcaggaaagaaaggtatgtaggttgctgaaatctttatatggcctgaagcaagcacctaagcaatggcatgataagtttaatacaactctgacatctgttggtttcgttgttaatgaggctgacaaatgtgtatactatcgccatggtgggggcgaaggagttatactgtgcttgtatgttgatgacatactgatattcggaacaaacctcaaagtcatcgaggaggtcaaatcgtttctatctcagaactttgagatgaaagaccttggtgtggttgatgttatcttgaacatcaagctactgagagataatgagggtgggattacacttctgcaatcccactatgatgagaaggtgttgagtcgttttggatattcggactgcgcaccatctcaaacaccatatgatcctagcgtgttgattcgaaagtccaaaggcacggctaaagatcaattgagatactctcaaatcattggttcactgatgtacctagcgagcgcaacgaggcctgacatcgcgtttgctgtgagcaaattaagccggtttgtttccaaaccgggtgatgtacattggcatgttgttgaaagagttatgcgctatctgaaaggtactatgaactatggacttcactataccggagacccgtcggtacttgaagggtatagtgatacGAATTGGATCTctaatgctgatgagatgaaggccacaactgggtatatgtttactcttggaggtggcgctgtttcctggaagtcttgcaagcaaacgatcttaacgagatcgacaatggaagcagaattaacagcattagacacatctggtgttgaagcaggatggctccgagatcttttgatggacttgctattggttgataaaccggttccagcTATCCTTATGAAATGTtataatcagactgtcatcaccaaggtgaagagttcaaaggacaacatgaagtccaacaaacacataagaatgagattaaaagctgtcagaaaattaagaaacttcggagtgatagcgttggactatgtccatatggctaagaatctggcagatccctttacgaaagggctatcacgtgttgtgatagataatgcatcgagggagatgggtatgagacccacatgagttgccatggtggtaaccgaacctatgtgatcggagatcccgtgaagtaggacctgggaaaacaagccagtggtgaactgaggagagtaactatactaacccactccattggagatgcaatactctcgatactgtatggtaggatgactactgtcttaatgtgttccaaagcttatgaaagcaagatgctatcctacagagcgatctttgaagggacacacctatatgagcccgactgttggtcacagtctatgagattggggtgatctctagtaagctcatgaataggccaggagtgtgacttatatgctccacccgaggggtcagccttcggcagcctagtactagtaagacatgtcgtgaaacttctttacgccaaactgacaattcaaggcatagtccattgttcagttgtgaaggagtgtagctactttctctaggtgaagttcaaccttaacaggtcttcactgaaacactggtatatcgaaacagcaattggaacagaggacacaatgggccctcgagatctggtgggggattgctgaaatttgagatgggctttaggcacatatagcaatttctgaaaatctctaaggcccatgtgggtttattggcactaggtggaggtgggaagtttagtcccaccccggaaatggaagaggagttggacctctttataagggattttctttcacatgctattggagcttgagaatagaagaggccctcgcgcactcctcctccgccgcccgcctcgccacgcctcgtcacgacacgACGcggcgcgggttgcgggattgagccgagccgagctcacacctacgcacttatttttgccagtcactaacggagagttctctgacagctgggccatgatttcagacgtcggatcgtgggctgccACAGACTCGGatgtgggtcgagcccacgtctctccatgcggctgcgcctatataagtgtgcggtgtctcctaaccctagccgccacgaacagatcacatctactcATGCGCACGCCCACTgtcgttcccttgctgctgctgccaccggttactccatcccgtccgccgcgtacacggtcgacgggagagcaggtctccaaaaccacgcccttctgattcctgtacggggtgaggggcgaataggtttttgggcagcgattacgcgactacttgcttccgatcgtctacttcctctacgtccgcgtcgccttcatcatcaccatgtccaccgacgccgaatgtgccgccgccgagaaagctgaagccgacaagaaggacgccgttgctgccaccaaagccgcggcctctgcatggcctactggagggtataactcgtttatcccgctcctattgttttttgttttagccatgctagcgttatacgtagatctttctgcaattagcgtagtatgtgcttacttgactgaatatcagtatgcgtttatttgtgtcaatgccatgctagtgatttactcgttgattaatttaatcgagaaattgcctattgaCCTAACAATCCAAAAACCTGTTATGTGTAGGCATTTTTCGGCAAGTgactttgccgctgcactgaaaccggtaagtttaccggtacatactttaagcgttggcagactaagaacacgttatggctcacggctatgaacatGTTCTGGGTCActggtgtctccacgggaacgattgctcctaaacaggagaaggcgttcaaggaggctaccgttgtgtttctcggagcagttcttagcgtgatcggagataaactggtcgacgcatatttacatgcgcatgtcgccaaggacttgtgggaggcgctcgaatctaaattcggggccgccgatgcaggaagcgagatgtatattatagagcagttccacgattacaataTGGTTGAAAACCGTcgtgtattggagcaggctcatgagataatatgcattattaaggagcttgagcttcttaagtgtgagttaccgggcaagtttgtcgtgggctgcataatcgctaagctccctaattcctggaggaactttgccaccactctgaaacatcagaggcgtgaattctctgtagaggatgtcattggccatctgagtgttgagcagaattcaagggcaaaggatTCGCATGAAAAAGGGGTTGAAGGAaattctgttgccaacatggtgaaccagaggaacCATAACTCCCACAAgctcaagggaaagaacggtgtccaacacaataccgactttaagaagaagggtaagaagaccttcaagaagaacaagaaggacgagggctgctttacttgtgctttggttgaacattgggccaataagtgcccaaacaagtacaagaagttaggataggactccaagtctgtcaacatgattgtgggcaacaatgagaatggtgcatctgggtacggtaatttatttactgttttttcagtgtttcggcctaccgattggtgggtggacacaggtgcaggtgttcatgtgtgtgctgacatttcattgttcacttcttaccaggtcataggtcacgggtccgtattgatggggaatggcgtgagtgcttctgttcatggtgttggcacggtcgatttgaagtttacttcgggaaggatcgtgcagctgaagaacgtgcagcatgtccccgccatcaagaagaacctcgttagtggctcccttctatgtagggaagggtttaagttggttttcaagtctaataaattagttgttacgaaatatggactctttgttggaaaaggttatgagagtggagggatgttccgcctttccctcgcagatttatgtaataaagtcgtgaaccatattcattcgaatgtcaatgaatctgaagtttggcattcacgtctttgtcacattagtttcggtgttatgacgcagctagctaagttggatttaatccccagtttcactttagccaaaggttctaagtgcctttcatgtgtgcaatctaagcaacctcgcaagcctcacaaggccgcggaggagagacacttggcaccattagaactcatacattttgatctttgtgagatgaatggtgtgttgaccaaaggtggaaagaaatacttcatgacattgatagatgattccactagatattgctatgtgtatctatTAAACACTAAAGATGAgactctacactactttaaaatctataaggaagaagttgagaatcaacttgaaaagaaaattaaacgagtcatgtcagatcgtggtggagagtacttctcgagtgagtttgattccttttgtgcggaacacggcattattcatgagaggacgcctccctattcaccccagtcaaacgggg
Proteins encoded:
- the LOC123100803 gene encoding uncharacterized protein, with the protein product MLYKIHSHAQIQALQARSDELGHSNDMQVNLVSLESVRIARESYALLCPLIMESRSWACPELDSLSVVAGLSLEIQKLEDDVLPQLMVLEAKLERGALEALLLMKNSAIKLLHLSKCFKEALGLVLDEEDLVSARVEELSIVLKDIAVHVLEYNCNIAWIQVRLPWLVQRVTDVLETPVRFRDSNEY